In Pasteuria penetrans, a genomic segment contains:
- the coaE gene encoding dephospho-CoA kinase (Dephospho-CoA kinase (CoaE) performs the final step in coenzyme A biosynthesis.): MVSDVRSWEGRLGLTGGIATGKSTVAAMLARFRGVHVIDADRIARAIVQPGAEGWRRLRVVFGSRFFDENGVLQRNALAGCIFSCPEQRRRVEELLHPCILEGMREEERVILKRFLPRFIVWEVPLLFEACWVSYFPEGIVLVYVPQSVQRERLRMRDRLPEVGITQRLSAQWDIEQKRSHATWIIDNQGTRAETEEQVNRLWEDFRDGDC; encoded by the coding sequence ATGGTTTCTGATGTGCGATCATGGGAGGGGAGGTTAGGTTTGACGGGTGGTATAGCTACGGGTAAGAGTACAGTGGCCGCCATGCTAGCTCGTTTCCGTGGGGTGCACGTGATCGATGCTGATAGGATTGCCCGTGCTATTGTACAGCCCGGTGCTGAGGGATGGCGAAGGTTACGAGTAGTGTTCGGGTCCCGTTTTTTTGATGAGAATGGGGTTTTACAGCGTAATGCTCTAGCTGGTTGTATCTTTAGCTGTCCAGAACAGCGACGTCGTGTGGAGGAGTTGTTACACCCCTGTATCCTGGAAGGGATGCGGGAGGAGGAGAGGGTTATTTTGAAACGTTTTCTCCCCCGTTTCATTGTTTGGGAGGTACCCTTGCTCTTCGAGGCCTGTTGGGTATCCTATTTCCCCGAGGGAATTGTGTTGGTTTATGTGCCCCAATCGGTACAGCGGGAGCGGTTACGAATGAGGGATCGTCTCCCCGAGGTGGGGATTACCCAGCGATTGTCTGCACAATGGGATATAGAGCAAAAGCGATCCCACGCAACTTGGATCATTGACAATCAGGGTACCCGGGCGGAGACAGAGGAACAGGTGAACCGGTTATGGGAGGATTTTAGGGATGGGGACTGTTGA
- the gap gene encoding type I glyceraldehyde-3-phosphate dehydrogenase: MALSVGINGLGRIGRMVLRRAVTCPNIEVVAVNACHPPATLAHLLTFDTVHGRFVHDVGVEGDSLQLADRRIRCLSERSPRALPWKELGVEVVVEATGCFVHREGAAGHLVAGAERVVVTAPGKDLDATLVMGVNHDRYDPQQHQLLSAASCTTNALAPIVKVLHRYFGIEYGLLTTVHAYTNDQQLLDNPHKDLRRARASSLTLIPTKTGAAEAIGEVIPELAGRLHGLAVRVPVPNVSLLDLVVHLTQPVDRSRINEVLQMAAGGEFLGYLSFVEAPLVSADCNGDPHSAIVDGLLTTVVGDHQAKILAWYDNEWGYACRVVDLLHYIHGMTMGGSPQPLPIHM; encoded by the coding sequence ATGGCTCTCTCCGTGGGTATCAATGGGCTGGGTCGTATCGGAAGAATGGTATTACGACGCGCCGTTACCTGTCCCAATATAGAGGTTGTTGCGGTCAATGCTTGTCACCCACCCGCTACCCTAGCCCATTTGCTTACCTTTGATACGGTTCATGGTCGTTTTGTGCACGATGTGGGTGTAGAGGGTGATTCTTTACAATTGGCAGACCGGAGGATCCGTTGCCTGTCGGAACGATCACCGCGTGCACTACCGTGGAAGGAATTGGGTGTTGAGGTAGTTGTGGAAGCAACGGGCTGTTTCGTACATCGTGAGGGCGCCGCGGGCCATTTGGTGGCAGGTGCTGAGCGGGTAGTGGTGACCGCTCCTGGGAAGGATTTGGATGCAACCCTTGTTATGGGGGTCAACCATGATAGGTATGATCCACAGCAACATCAATTGCTTTCCGCTGCCTCCTGTACTACCAATGCTCTGGCTCCCATTGTGAAGGTTCTTCATCGCTATTTTGGTATTGAGTACGGATTACTGACAACAGTGCACGCATACACCAATGATCAGCAGCTGCTAGACAATCCGCACAAGGATTTACGGAGGGCTCGTGCTTCTTCCTTGACATTGATACCTACTAAAACGGGTGCGGCTGAGGCGATTGGTGAGGTTATACCCGAGTTGGCAGGGCGATTGCACGGGTTAGCTGTACGCGTTCCCGTTCCCAATGTTTCTTTGCTTGATTTGGTGGTTCACTTGACCCAGCCAGTGGATCGATCGCGGATCAATGAGGTTTTACAGATGGCGGCGGGGGGGGAATTTTTGGGATATTTGAGTTTTGTGGAGGCCCCCCTAGTTTCGGCTGATTGCAACGGTGATCCCCATTCAGCGATTGTTGATGGTTTGCTGACGACAGTGGTAGGAGACCATCAGGCTAAGATATTAGCGTGGTATGACAACGAATGGGGTTATGCTTGTCGAGTTGTTGACTTGTTACATTATATTCATGGAATGACGATGGGGGGATCACCGCAACCCCTTCCTATCCATATGTAG
- a CDS encoding DnaD domain protein: MLDRQTGWRCKTRQLLLVDLPCLLCLYQPLVGSIGIALYQTLIHHLPARRIGASMVRPTKDLLQTCGISSPCLVKARYRLEGVGLLRTFDRSNGGEFYYDYELLSPCSPEEFFRNEPLFAALVRQIGERRAVILRHRFLPQVLDSLDEEEDPVELTKDFNEVFGRICPLTEETEEPIIGSDHGEMNTEVVSNPGDPESPLFTHHGSSDAPSEDESSGLDSDGSQELDPPPVLEELPEELPGGISIQWNQSLRKRISHIKFIYNLNNWDIIKISQNPSIVKNDGVIDVERFEFYARTLHQQRSASPVTKMIQQGTGEDRHESIASSSLPGEVPCPEEGNEQIKDQQRWLSTGLAHTPDEAVHFSLLNTVSPLRLLARYQRGAKVPESEIRLVEELLNAHQLPAAVVNVLLEFVMLRYDQRLPRPLVEKIAAQWRRLGIQTLEQAVQQARREPDFKVIRGKTRKTATRALRLPRSIEQQESVLQSSGGGKGPGGLPRESEEGKATVEALLRTLDDYGRRGGRGSESEGVSS; encoded by the coding sequence GTGTTAGATCGCCAAACCGGTTGGCGTTGCAAAACACGCCAGCTCTTATTAGTAGACCTCCCTTGTTTATTGTGTCTCTATCAACCACTGGTGGGGAGTATTGGTATTGCTTTGTACCAAACCCTCATCCACCATTTACCTGCCCGCCGTATTGGGGCTTCGATGGTACGCCCCACCAAGGATCTTTTGCAAACATGTGGTATTTCTTCTCCCTGCCTTGTAAAAGCTCGTTATCGCTTAGAAGGCGTAGGTTTGTTGCGGACCTTTGACCGTTCCAATGGGGGGGAATTTTATTATGATTACGAACTTCTATCTCCATGTAGTCCGGAGGAATTTTTCCGAAATGAGCCTCTATTTGCTGCTCTTGTTCGACAGATCGGGGAACGACGGGCCGTAATCCTCCGGCATCGATTTTTGCCCCAAGTGCTGGATTCATTGGACGAGGAAGAAGATCCCGTGGAGTTAACCAAGGATTTTAATGAAGTTTTCGGGAGAATCTGTCCTCTGACTGAGGAAACGGAGGAACCCATCATAGGGTCTGATCATGGGGAGATGAACACCGAGGTTGTATCAAATCCAGGAGATCCAGAATCCCCTCTCTTTACCCACCATGGTTCTTCCGATGCTCCTTCTGAGGATGAATCTAGTGGATTGGATTCGGATGGATCTCAGGAATTGGACCCCCCCCCAGTGCTGGAGGAATTGCCGGAGGAACTACCGGGTGGAATTTCTATTCAGTGGAATCAGAGTTTGCGGAAACGGATATCTCACATAAAGTTTATTTATAATTTGAACAATTGGGATATTATTAAAATATCACAAAACCCAAGTATTGTGAAAAATGATGGTGTGATCGATGTGGAGCGTTTTGAGTTCTATGCGCGCACGTTGCATCAGCAACGATCAGCATCACCTGTGACGAAAATGATCCAACAAGGTACTGGGGAGGATCGGCATGAATCCATCGCTTCCAGTTCGTTGCCGGGGGAAGTTCCTTGCCCCGAAGAAGGAAATGAGCAAATCAAAGACCAGCAGCGTTGGCTTTCAACAGGGTTGGCCCATACCCCCGATGAGGCTGTCCATTTTTCCCTTCTGAATACGGTTTCTCCCCTGCGTTTGTTGGCCCGTTATCAGAGGGGTGCAAAGGTCCCAGAGAGTGAGATTCGTTTGGTAGAGGAACTATTGAATGCCCATCAGTTGCCAGCAGCCGTGGTTAATGTTTTACTGGAGTTTGTTATGTTGCGTTATGATCAACGTCTGCCACGCCCTCTGGTGGAGAAGATTGCAGCGCAGTGGCGTCGCTTGGGTATTCAAACATTGGAACAAGCAGTCCAACAGGCGCGTCGAGAGCCCGATTTCAAGGTGATCCGGGGAAAAACCCGGAAAACAGCAACCCGTGCTCTCCGATTACCACGTTCCATTGAGCAGCAAGAATCTGTTCTACAATCGTCAGGGGGGGGGAAGGGCCCTGGTGGTTTGCCACGTGAATCAGAAGAGGGAAAAGCAACGGTGGAAGCGCTGTTGCGTACACTAGATGATTATGGAAGGAGGGGGGGACGAGGATCTGAGTCAGAGGGGGTATCCTCATGA
- the dnaI gene encoding primosomal protein DnaI: MKSWLEAVPEKLRRQVGVDCEKLLNHPKVLSFCKDHPEMEKESLLQSLPRVHQFLREQSSCRSCPGLDRCPNSVQGYVSHLVAHRGSVDLVLRACPLLQQKREETERNLLFRTHRIPRDVRSASFSSLLVDDQRVDAITAAINFCSAVRQGKCPIQGLYLYGPFGVGKSHIAGAIANCLAESNHSSYMFYVPDFLRNLQESISENRVGERLLALKGVDVLILDDIGAEVLTPWKRDEVLGSILQYRSAEGKPVVYTSNLCLEELEQHLACTERGGMEAIKAKRLLERIQPHVVVHSVQGPNWRTHHRRTGDG, encoded by the coding sequence ATGAAGTCCTGGTTGGAAGCGGTGCCAGAGAAGCTACGCAGACAGGTAGGGGTGGATTGTGAGAAGTTGTTGAATCACCCGAAGGTTCTTAGTTTTTGTAAGGATCATCCGGAAATGGAGAAAGAGTCTCTGTTGCAATCGCTACCACGTGTGCATCAGTTTTTGCGGGAACAGAGTTCCTGTCGTTCCTGTCCGGGTTTGGATCGTTGTCCTAATTCTGTACAAGGTTACGTATCACATTTGGTGGCTCATCGTGGGTCTGTAGATCTCGTACTACGGGCCTGTCCCCTGTTGCAACAGAAACGGGAGGAGACGGAGAGGAATTTGCTCTTTCGCACTCACCGCATTCCTCGTGATGTAAGAAGCGCTTCTTTTTCCTCCCTCCTTGTGGATGATCAACGGGTGGATGCGATTACGGCTGCTATCAATTTTTGTAGTGCGGTACGACAGGGAAAATGTCCTATTCAGGGTCTCTATCTTTATGGTCCTTTTGGTGTCGGTAAGAGTCATATCGCCGGTGCTATTGCCAATTGCCTTGCGGAGAGCAACCATTCATCCTATATGTTTTATGTTCCTGATTTTCTTCGTAATTTACAGGAATCGATTTCAGAGAATCGCGTGGGGGAACGGTTATTGGCCCTTAAGGGGGTGGACGTGCTCATTTTGGATGATATAGGTGCAGAGGTTTTGACACCTTGGAAGAGGGATGAGGTACTGGGTTCCATTCTTCAATACCGTAGTGCGGAGGGAAAGCCAGTGGTATATACTTCCAATCTCTGTCTTGAGGAATTGGAACAACATTTGGCTTGTACAGAACGTGGGGGAATGGAGGCCATCAAGGCCAAGCGGTTGTTGGAACGTATTCAGCCCCATGTGGTAGTCCATAGCGTGCAGGGGCCTAATTGGCGTACCCATCATCGTCGTACCGGAGATGGGTAG